From one Solanum stenotomum isolate F172 chromosome 12, ASM1918654v1, whole genome shotgun sequence genomic stretch:
- the LOC125848105 gene encoding uncharacterized protein LOC125848105 codes for MEIASSSTKFKWVSAFLLLLACSAAGQVQDGPLVNGNFETPPSGGFSSGDGFSDGPSEIPSWKSNGTVEVVESGQKQGGMILIVPQGRHAVRLGNDAEISQELKVEKGSIYSITFSAARTCAQLESLNVSVPPASQTIDLQTLYNVQGWDSYAWAFQAEEDDVRVVFTNPGMEDDPTCGPIIDDIAIKKLFVPDKSKNNAVLNGDFEEGPWMFRNTSLGVLLPTNLDEETSSLPGWIVESNRAVRYIDTYHFTVPEGKRAIELLSGKEGIISQMVETKPNKPYRLTFLFGHAGDSCKEPLAIMAFAGDQAQNIHYTPNFNSSFQNANLNFTAKADRTRIAFYSIYYNTRSDDMSSLCGPVVDDVRVELSASSRVKVFGFGFMFWLLVLVLG; via the exons ATGGAAATAGCTTCGAGCTCAACAAAATTCAAATGGGTTTCtgcatttcttcttcttcttgcttgCTCAGCTGCTGGACAAGTTCAAGATG GCCCGTTAGTTAACGGTAATTTTGAGACCCCGCCGTCAGGCGGTTTCTCTTCCGGCGACGGATTCTCCGATGGGCCATCCGAAATCCCCAGCTGGAAATCAAACGGCACCGTAGAGGTAGTGGAATCCGGGCAAAAACAGGGTGGAATGATCCTCATCGTACCACAAGGTAGACACGCCGTTCGGCTTGGAAACGACGCCGAGATAAGCCAAGAGCTCAAAGTAGAGAAAGGCTCCATTTACTCAATCACTTTCAGCGCGGCTCGCACCTGCGCTCAGCTAGAGTCACTCAACGTTTCAGTTCCTCCAGCATCACAGACCATTGATCTTCAGACTCTGTATAATGTTCAAGGCTGGGATTCCTACGCGTGGGCCTTTCAGGCTGAAGAAGATGACGTGCGGGTCGTTTTTACAAATCCTGGCATGGAAGATGACCCCACTTgtggacccattattgatgatATTGCTATCAAGAAGCTTTTCGTTCCAGATAAGTCAAAAA ATAATGCAGTACTTAATGGAGACTTTGAAGAAGGTCCATGGATGTTTAGAAATACTTCTCTCGGTGTTCTTCTTCCAACCAACCTCGACGAGGAAACATCATCGCTCCCTGGTTGGATAGTTGAATCAAATCGAGCAGTTCGATACATCGATACATATCACTTCACAGTTCCAGAAGGGAAGAGAGCAATAGAATTGCTTTCAGGAAAAGAAGGCATTATATCCCAGATGGTTGAAACCAAGCCTAACAAGCCATACAGATTGACATTTTTGTTTGGCCATGCAGGGGATTCATGCAAGGAACCACTAGCAATCATGGCCTTTGCTGGTGATCAAGCCCAAAACATCCATTACACtcccaatttcaattcttcaTTTCAGAATGCTAACCTGAATTTCACTGCCAAGGCAGACAGGACACGTATCGCATTCTATAGTATCTATTACAATACAAGAAGTGATGATATGAGCTCTCTTTGTGGACCTGTTGTGGATGATGTGAGGGTTGAACTGTCTGCGTCTAGCAGAGTCAAGgtttttgggtttgggtttaTGTTTTGGTTGTTAGTCTTAGTTTTGGGTTAA